CCTATTAATAATGGTATTCGTCATGGTGGTATGGTTGATGAGTGTTCCTTTTTCATCCCTGATCTCAATCTCAGAAACGTGCATCGATTTTCCTTTTCTTATGAAACGTGCGGTAGCGGTTACAATGCCATCTTTTTTACTTCTAAGATGATTGGAATTAATATTGGTTCCTACACCATAATATTTATCGCCATCTATGAAGATGTTAGACAGGCTTGAACCTAATGTTTCAGCAAGTACACAGCTTGCTCCTCCATGCATGATTCCGAAAGGTTGATGCGTTCTTGGCAATACAGGCATCGTAGCGGTAAGGGTTTCATTTTCGAGATCAATATCAATGAATTTGATTTCCATTGCTTTTGCCAGGGTCTCGCCGCCCCAGTTATTCATGAATGCTAATATTTCTTCTTTAGTCTGGCCTTTCATTTTTATATAGATAAATGATGATTGATAGATAATAATTGATTATTCACCTGTTCCCATAATATTAGGATTCCAGTTCTCAGGAACTTTAGGGACAATATCGTTTTTTACATAATAATCCTGAATTTCCTGCATGATCTCAGAAAAAGGAACGGATGCAATTCTTTCGTAAGGAATGGTGTAGCCCAGGTATACAATATTTCTTTTAAAATCTCCTGCAGCCAATACAATAGGAACTTTTGCAGCCATAGCCATGTGATAGAATCCTTTTCTCCATTTCGGAACCCAGCTTCTTGTACCTTCCGGGGTAATTACAAGACTGAAATCCTCTTGAGCAAACTTGCTGGCAACAAAATTTACAAGATCATTCTTTTGGCTTCTGTCGATACCAATACCTCCAAGTCCTTTTACAACACTTCCATACCACGCTTTGGTATGGGCATCCTTAATAATGATTTTTAAAGGTCTATTCAGAGACCAATAGGCAAAGTTTCCTAAAATGTATTCCATATTGTGGGTATGCGGTGCCACCACGAGGATACATCTGTTCAGGTTGTTAACGTCGCCCTGTAGAACAACTTTCCATCCTAATAATTTTAACATCAGTTTGCCTATCAGCTTTTTCATAGATTCTTGGGATTAAAAACAAAAAGTATAACCAAATTGGTTATACTTTTACAAATATATTGAAATATTATTGCTCTTAAAATAAACCGTTGATTAAATCTACGATTTTCATTACGAATTCCATTGCAAATTGTATCATAATAAGAGTGTTTTTTAGTGTTTGTTGGTTATTAAATTTTTGCTATACGAAATTAAAACAATTTTTTCACATAGAGAACTAAAAATTAGTTTTTTTTCACTTTCCTGAGAGAAGAATGGTGTGAATTTCAAACGGTTGCTTTCCACTCACACCTTCTACCACTCTCTGTAGTTAATTATTTAGTTTGTATGGATATTTCGTTTTTTCCGTCCTTTATTTTGATGTCCACATCTTTGTTGATTTTTTTAATATCAGATGCTACGGAATCAATAACTTTCTTAGCTTGGTTGTTTGGAACTTTTTTGCCATTAATGATAATACTGTCTTTATCATCAGAATTGTATTCTATGCTTGAACCATTTACCGTAATCTTATTTTTTTCGATTCTGATTCCGTTGTGGTTGTCATATTCATCCTGATCCTGATCATCAATACCATCTCCATTCAGGTCTCCATCAAAATGGATATGGTCTTTCTTCACAGGGATTATCACTGTTTTCTGAGGAACTACAAGTTCATAGTCTACTCTGTAATCTCTGAATCTTTGATCATATGGATACTTGATGAAATTAGGAAGCATCACTTTGTTGTTTACTATTTCTACCGGAACTGTCAGTTGAACAGGGATATTATATCCGTTTCCTTCTTTTTTGATAATCAAGTAAGGGGTTTTAATATCTGTTTTTCTGATAACATCTACTGAAATATAATCTTCTTCATATACACTTCTTTTATCAGAATAGATGTCATCGTCATAAGCCTTAAAGTTTTGAGGAATAGTTACCTGCTTGATATCTACATAAAGGGTATCTGAAGTTGTATTAATTGCTACATTTTCAGTGTCTTCTTTGCTGCCTTTGTAGATCAGGTTTTTCTTAGCCATGCTTACTCCAAAATAAGCTCCTAATCCAAGTAATAAAAGAAATATACCTCCTAGTACCCATCCGATATTTCTTAATTTTGTTTTTGGTGAAAAGATTTTGATGCCTAATAAGCTGAAAATAATTGCTGGAATTAAACTTCCAAGAACCATTATAGCTACCAGAACCTTATCAAGTCCATTTTCACCCATGTAAAACTCTATTTTATTCGCTCCAGGAAAGTCTACCCCTGTTCCGAAAAGCCCAAAGATAACAAAGACTCCTATGATACTGCTTACGGCAAGTAGTACAAAGATTCCGCCTACAATGTATTTCAGTACATTCCAGATTCCGCTCCCGGCATTGTTGATGTACGGTTTATTTTCGGTGTAGATTTCTCCGACCCTCTGAGTAGATTCATTGGCAAACTGTACCAATTTATTAGACTCATTCTTAAGATTGTCGAAGTTCATAGGCTTTCCCTGCATTTTCAGGAAATCTGCTGCTGTTTCAGCTTTTGGAAGTACGGCCCAAAGAATTACGTAAAGAAGTCCAATCAATGAAGAGGAGATGGCTGCTGTGAAGATTCCTAAGACGAAAACCCCTAGCCAGATTGCTCTCATAGCCGTAATGTCCATTCCTACATACTGAGCTAAACCAGCACAAACACCCGCGATTTTTTGTTTTTCAGGATCACGGAATAATTGTTTTTTGTCTGAGTAACTCGTTCCTGTATTGGTCTTTTTATTTGTATTTTTTTCAGAAAAATAAGCTTCTTCCTGTTCTTCAATTTTCTCAGGCGTTCCGATCTGTGCGATTACCTTTTCTACATCGGTATCGTTAATTACTTCTCGTTTTCCTAGAGAATCTCTGAAGATCTCCACCATTCTTATTTCTATGTCATGCATTACCTCATCAGCTTCCGAAGCATCTAGCGAGCTTCTAAGAGCGTTCAGGTAGTCGCTGAGCTTTATATATGCGTGTTCTTCTATTGTAAAAGAAAAACCTGCGAGTCCTATTGAGAGTGTCTTGTTCATAGCTTTGTTTTTTAATGTTGTTGAGTGATTTGGTTTACTGAGGCGGTAAGCTCATTCCACGTATTTTGAAGTTCATCCAGGAAAAGTTTGCCTTTTTCTGTGATCTGATAATATTTTCTGGGCGGCCCACCTGTAGATTCTTCCCATCTGTAAGAGAGAAACTCTCCGTTTTTAAGTCTTGTGAGAAGAGGATAGAGGGTTCCTTCCACGACATCCAGTTTTCCTTTTTTCAGTTCATCAATAAGATCGGAAACATACATTTCTCGTTGGTTGATGAGACTTAGAATACAGAATTCCAGAATCCCTTTTCGCATTTGCGCTTTGGTATTTTCAGTATTCATCTTTGATAAGTTTTGTTAATTAGGTTATATTTTTAGAAAAATGCTCCTAGCTAGTTGAGCCTTTTCTAATTTTACATTACAAAGATATGTAAATAAAATGGTATTATGCAATACAAAGTAGTGAAATTTTAAAAATAAAACATATAGTATGTTGATAATCAGTAATATAATTTTATGTTAGTTTTTTTGATCAATTGATTTTAGAAGCAAAAAATTAAAAATAGTATGAAAACTGATTGATTTTTTGGTGAATGGAAGGAGTAGCAACCCATTTTTTGAAGTAAAACGCGAGAATTTTATTTTGAGATTGAATAGTAAGAATATTTTAGATCCTTCCAAGGTAGTACTCCATTAGTTTATGAGAAAAGATATGGGTAATTAGGATTTATAAAATGATTCAAAACAAAATACAAATAGCTGTACTTTGGCTTTATTGTTTCACCAGTGATTATTTAGTCCTTATTGTTTATCATCATATTAATACGTCTGAGTTTTGAAATAGGAACTATGATTCGTATTTTTGTTTGGACGTTTTTATAAAACACTTGAATCCAATATTACTATGAACATGAATATTTTAAATTATTACAAGAGTTTATCTGCTTTTATATTATTAGGCCCTTTATGTTTCGGGCAATATCAGTTTGAGGTAAAAGATGCTTCGAAAAACTATGATGCCATTATTACAATCAATAATTGTTTTGATGATCAATGTATGGATAAAGGTACAGTGGAGTTGTTTGATAATAAAAACAGCAAAGTACAAACTTTTACATCAGATAATCTGGTGCTATATCTTGGAAAGGGACAGAGATTGGAACGTGGAAAAATAATCCCGCTGGCGAAAGAGCAAAGCCCTCTGATTTTTGGTGATTTCAATTTTGACGGAACCGAAGATCTGGCGATAAGAAATGGGAATATGGGGAATTACAGTTCAGCGTCTTATGATGTATATGTATTCAATAGTACCAGAATGTCGTTTGTAAAAAGTAAAGAACTTACAGAGTTGGGATCAGATAATTTTGATTTTTTTGAAACAGATCCGGTTCGTAAGCGCATTATTACCTTTGGAAAGGATGGCTGCTGCCGACTTTTCACCACAGAATTTGAAGTAATTCCTAATAAAGGACTTGATAAGGTTCTTGAAAAAGAAGAAGACCTTACCAATGAGGATTATGTAAAAGTTACGATAAAAGAAAAGAAAAACAATAAATGGACAACCAGAACCAAGGTGTATCCATCAGATCAATATAATAGAGAAAAGTAAGATGAAAATTCAGAAAGAGATCGATTTTATCCTGGCAGTAGATGCCCTGAAAAACGTACAGAGAAGAAATTATAATGCAGATGATTCCAGAAGAGAGAATACAGCAGAGCACTCCTGGCAGATCATTATTCTAGCGCAAATCCTTTATCCTTATGCGAAAAACCGTGCGGATATTGATTTGCTGAGAGTCATAAGAATGCTTTCCATTCATGACCTTGTGGAAATTGAAGCAGGAGATACTTTCCTTTTCGATGAAGCAGCTATGGTAGGAAAGTTTGAAAGAGAGAAGATTTCTGCACAGAAGATCTTTGGGATTCTTGATGAGCCTTTACGTACAGAATTTTTCAATCTATGGCTTGAGTTTGAAGAGGAGGCTACTCCAGATGCTATTTTTGCATGTTCTATCGATAGAATTATGCCTTTTATCCTAAATTCTTATACGTCAGGAAAGAGCTGGACGGAAGCGGGGGTAACGGAAAAGCAGATCAGAAATATGCTTGAAAATGCAATTACAAGAGCTTCTGATGAAATGGGAGAGGCCTTTGAACTACTATTAAGTAAAAGCCTTGAAACAGAAAAAGTTTTGAAATAATCTAAGTTAGGAAGCTGGAAGAGGGAGGTTGGATGTTATTGTTGCTTCTGTAATGTATGGAAGCCATTTGTCTAGTCCTTCTGGTATCAGTAAAAACAGAGATATTGAGAGTAAAACAGATATCATAAAAAGTTTCGGGCGGCCAAAGGCCGCCCGAAACTTTTCTATTTATAGTATCTGGATTGGTTTCTTGAATTCATCAATCGCTACAAAAGTAAAATCACCTACGATTGCTTTTTCTCTTTCATAAGAATACATCTGCTCAGTGTAGATTTCAACGTTTACCTTCATACTTGTTTTTCCAACGTATGAGACTTTTCCGATCAGTTCTACAATAGTTCCTGCAGGAATAGGCTTTTTGAAATCGATTTTATCACTGCTTACTGTTACTACCCTTTTTCTTGCGAAACGGGTCGCAGCAATAAAGGCTACTTCATCCATAAGCTGCATGGCAGTACCTCCGAAAAGAGTATCGTAATGATTGGTTGTGTTAGGGAATACCGCTTTAAAGATTCTGGTTTCGGCAGCTTCAATTCTTTCTTCTGTAGTCATATTTCATTATTAATTAAGGCGAAATGAAATAGTATCAAAACAACAGAATGATGACAGGAACGTTGGAAATCCCTGAAACAATCCATCAGATCAATAAAACTTCAAATCGCGAAAGTTTCTTGTTTAAGAAAGTGGCAGGTCTCCTGACTTGTAACATCTTTTATCTCCTTCCCATGCCTCGCACAGTGGATCTTTTGATAAAGATTACAGTTACTTACAGTTGCGCGACAGTCCGTGATTTTCACACGGTTCCCTTTTAATCTGTGGTTATACAGAACCAGTTTCTATGATGAATAAGCGTTACACTTTTTCGGCTGCAAAATTAATAAATTTATTCCGGATTATGATAAATAATCTGGCTGATTACTCTTCCCTTTTTGATCGTCCATAAAGTCGTATATCTATATTCTCCCGAACCATTGATCATATAAAGAAAAATGTTATCATTGTCGAGTGCGGTCACTCCCACATTATTGAAGTCCATAGTAGGCTGGAACATATTTTTGATGGCTTCTCTTACAAAAACAGAACCTCTTCCGGGCTGTTGAAGTCTGATGGATTTGATTTCAGTCATCCCTTCAGGAAGGTCGTTTCCAATTCCCCACGGTTTAACTTTATCAATCGTAAGAAGTTTTCCTTCTGCATCTTTTTCCTTTTTACGGTAACCGGCATTGGATGGGTAAACATCAATAACGACTTTACTTCTTTGTGCAGTAGGAATTTTGGGATCGGAATTATCAGTGAAGATCAATGATCTTCCATTCTTAGATTTGGAAGGGGTATAGGCTGGAAGTTGATCCACAAAGGCAATACGTTCTTTGTTAACCATTCCTTCTTTGTCAAGAGTTTCATATCGTACAAAAGGTTTGTCATCATCTTGCTTTTCAGGATATTTGATCCAGATCCATTCCGTTTCTCCCGGAGCAGGTTTTACATAAACAAATACATCGCCTTTACGCATTCTGATCTTATCTACAATTTTTCTGTAGTTATCCTTATGAACACGTACATTGGCATATCCTTCTTCAGCTTTTACAACACCAAAAGGAACTTTATTTTGACCTTTCACGAAGGCTAAAGAAAAAATACTGAAAGCAGATACGTAGAATGCTTTGTTTATGAAAATCATGATGAAAAAAATTTAATGGTTCAAATATATAAATTTAATGGACGAGTTTAAAGAATAGCCTTCCCAATTTTTGAGGCATAATCCCCCAGGTCAGTCAGGTTGGTATTTGATAAAATAATAATACTTAAACCATTGTTCAAATAATGGAACCATACACAATTTGCACCTGCTATTCTTCCATACCGCTCCATTCGCTTGTATTTTTCAATATCACGAATCCAAACACTATATCCATAATCATCCAGACCAGGAGTTAACAATTGGTTTAAAGTTTCTTTTTTGATAAGCTTATCATCAAAAAGAGCATTGTTAAATTTGATTAAATCGGATGTACAGGAATACATTGCACCTGCAGCAGAAAAATCTCCCACATAAATTGGAATATTTGGAATTAAATGATCAAGATTCTTGTCCTTGTAGTATGGCGTAGCTAGATTCTTTATCAATTTGTAATGGGAAATAAGTCCTGAATTATTCATTTTTAGAGGGACAAGGATTTTTTGACTCAGGATTTCTTCATAAGTCATTTGATAAACGACCTCCAAGATTCGACCAAGGATCATGTATTCTCCATTATTGTAGTCAAACTTTGTTCCCGGTTCATTAACCAAAGGGTTGGAACAAAATTGATTGACAATCTCTTTTAATTCGTAGGGTCTGTTATAGAATCCCAATCCGTATTTTAAAAAATTTTCGTCTCTTGCTGTATCTGTATTTTTCATTCCGGATGTATGATTCAATAGCTGACGAATAGACACCTTAGAACCGCCTTCTCCTTTGTAATCCGGTAAATAGTCAAGTATTTTTTTGTTTAAATCAATTTTTCCCTGATCCACAAGCTGAAGAATGAGAACCGCCGTGAAAGTTTTGGTTATTGAGCAAACTTGGTATCTGGTATCGTTTGTGGTAGGTGAATTGAAGGAACGTTCAGCTACACCAAAGCTTTTGTGATAGATTGTTTTGGAATCTTTTTGAATTAAAACTGTTCCGTTAAATTGATGCTCAGAGGCATAATTTTCAACCAATTGCTTGACTTTTTGGGTTTGCCCGAGAGCAAAATGAGAAAGTAGGGAGAGAAGTATTGGAATTAAGATTTTATGCATTGTAATTAAATTATAGAGTACTGATGGTCATTTTCTATTCATAGATGGCTTATATTATCATTCTAATCAATAGATTTTAAGAAAAATGACTGCTTTCGAATGATTCTTAGATCTATTTCTTATGATGGCTAATCTACTCATTTATTAATCGTTGGCAAATGGTTACTTCTGATATTTTTTGTTTTAATATAGATATTATAGCATGGGTCATATTTTAATTGAAATATCTGAAAAGTCTATGATTTATTTTGAGTAAAGAAAAATAGTATCTTTTAACAATACAATGAATAGGAAATAAGTAGGTAAACTTCTCAAAATATGAGTCTTCATTTCTTGAAATTTTGTTATCTATTGTGGGTGTTGTAGAAGTTGACAGAAATAAGAAATGCAAAAAGCGCTAATCAATCAGCGCTTTTTGGTTTGTCAATTGGTAATGACTGATATACTTTAAATTCTCTCTAATTCATCTGCATCAATCGTGGTCTTGAAAGTTCCGTAGTTCACAATCACCTTATTTCTGGAGATTTTCTCAATGGTACCTACACTGGTGCTTCCAGTAATGCGGACACGCTGGCCTATTTTCATCCAAATGGCACGGTCGCTCTTACGTTGTTCTTCCAGTTTTTCATTGGTTTCAGCAATTTTTTCAATTACTTCTTCTTTCTTAAGCTGTTGAGTGATCTTTCTCTTTACCACCTGAAGACGTTTTGATTCATCCTTATCAGCACCAATCTTTCTGAATTTTTCCTGTTCAAGCAGTTTCACAAAATCCTTTACCACATCTTTTCTGGATTTTCCTTTCGTGTAGCTGTCAATGAAAGCCTCAATCTTGTTTCCGAATTGAAGTTTACGGTGTTCTTCTTCATAGAGTTTCTGAAAATTATACAGTTTCTGCTGAAGCTGGTCATTTAGTTTCTGAAGATTATCACGTTTGTCTTCTACAGATTCTTTTCTTTCAGCAAGATCAGTTTTTAGTTTTTCAACCTCATATTTCTCCTGTTGCAGCTTTACAATCGTTTTATCAAGATTTACAATATCATGTTCAACCTTTTTCTTGGCAGAATGAATGATAAATCTTGGAATCTTATTCTTCTCAGCAACTTCAAAAGTAAATGAACTTCCTGCTTGGCCTACTTCCAGTTTATACATCGGCTCCAATGTTTCTTCATTGAAAAGCATGGCCGCATTCTGAGCATTAGGAAGTTGTTCTATAACTAGTTTGATGTTGGTGTAGTGCGTTGTAATGATCGCAAAACTCTTTTTATCATAGAAAAACTCCATGAAACTTTCAGCCAAAGCACCTCCTAATTCCGGATCAGAACCTGTTCCGAACTCATCAATCAATAAAAGGGTGTTTGCATCAGCCTCACGAATGATCCCGGACATTTTCTTTAATCTCGATGAATAAGTGGATAAGTGGTTTTCAATAGATTGATTATCACCAATATCTGTCATGATCTTCTCAAAGAAAAACATCTCAGATTTTGGATGGACAGGAACCAGAATACCACTTTGAATCATCAACTGAAGCAATCCAACCGTTTTTAAGGTAATTGATTTTCCACCGGCATTAGGCCCTGAGATACAGATAATTCTGTTATGTTCCGTTAAAGCCAGAGTCTGTGGGTGAATTGTTTTGTTCTCTACCTTGTTTCTCAGCCATAGCAAAGGGTGAAAGGCATCCTTTAGCCTCAATGTTTTATGGCGGTTGATTTTAGGAAGGATACCATTGATAAGCTCTGAAAATTTAGCTTTGGCCCTTACCAGGTCAAGATCAAAAATATATCCTTGATATCTCCAAAGTTGAGGCTGAAATTCTGCAAGTTCTGCAGTAAGCTTTCTAAGGACTCTATCAATCTCTTTTTTCTCTTCCTCTTCGTTTTCGCGAAGTTTGAAGTAATGCTTTACTACGCTATCAGGCTGAATGTAAGTAATAGAGCCGGTTTTTGAAATTCCCAGGGTTCTTCCCGGAACTCTTTTCTTAAAACCTGATTTGACGGCCAAAACTCTTTGATCGTCAATAATAGTTTCCCGTATATCATCCAAAAAGTCACTTTGTCCATAGGTGGTCAAAGCGCGGTTGAAGTTTTCCTGAATTGCTTTTTTAGCATGCTGGATCTCTGTTCTTATCCCTTTTAAAGTAGGAGAAGCTTCACTTTTTACCTCACCAAAACGGTTGAAAACCTTATCCACCTTCTCGATAATCTCTTTTCTGAATTCCAGGACAGCAACTTCTTCCAATAAAGTAGGGAATGTTTCCGGCATGGTAGGGAAGAACTTTTGTAATCTTCCGATCTGTTCCGTGATGGTTTTTATTTTGATGAAAGCACTGTTTTCCAGACGGTAATTCTCAATCAGCATTAATTTCAGCTCATTTTCAATATCTTCATATTCATCAAACGGAATCGCATTTGAACTTTCAAAACTCGACAGATATTCTGCCGTTTTTTTTAATGAAAGTTCCGCCTCGTCAATTTCCATGGGACGAAGTTGAAGAATTTTTTCTCTTGTTTTAGGAGAATACGCAAATGGGGAGATTTCCGCGAGCAATTGCGGAAACTCTAATTCGTCTAAATCTTCTTTATCTATATACACAGTGCAAATTTAGTGAGAATTTTGATTATTACGTATATTTGAATGATTTACAAAATATTTCCATGAAACAATTATTCTTTATTCTGCTTTTCTTTTCCATAGGAATTCAGGCTCAAATTAAAAAACAGAAGCCTGGAAAGGTGAATAGGGTTGAAAATAAGCTCTATTCTAAAAGCAATAAGAAGCCTCAATATGGAACCAAAAACCTAAAAGATGAGCAGGTGAAAAGGATTATTAATCTCAGCCAGCAAAAAGATCGCCCTAAAAATGAAATCGTAAAGAAAAATACGGATGATGAGAAGGGAACAGTTATTTATGAGGAAACTTCTTTCATAAGATATAAAATGTTGTTCATTGGTCTGGAGACCAATAAAGATGCTTTTTCGGAGGATAAAAGACTTGTTCTAAGAGATATTTGATATAACATAAGACTATAAGAAATATGAAACTGGAAACAGAACGTCTTACCTTAAATTATATAGATGAAGTGCATACGGAAGACATCCTGCGCATCAGAAGTAATGAAGTTACCAATCAATATGTGAAAAGAAAATCTCCTAAGACCAATTATGATGCCTTGGAATTTATCTTACATATCAAAAAAGAAACTCTGAATAAAGAGGTCGCTTTTTGGGGAATTTCATATAAAGATTCCTGGAATTTTATTGGAACGATATGCCTATGGAATTTTTCACCAGATAAGAAAACAGCTGAGGTAGGGTATGAGTTACTACCAGATTATCATAAAAAAGGAATTATGTCTGAGGCTCTAAGTGCTGTTTTGGACTATGGATTTAATGATTTGCAGTTGCAAGAGATCATAGCGATCACAAATCAATTCAATGAAAGTTCTAAACGACTTCTTTTAAAACATAATTTCATATTGCAAGAAGATCAAAAAGATGAAGAAAGCCCTGATAATATTATTTTTAGCTTAAAAAGACAATGATCATGAAGCTCGGCAGTTTTTTTTCTATCTTTAACCTCAAACAGATTAATAGTACACACAATATATGAAAAATGAGATAAAGTCCTTAACCGGATTAAGGGGAGTTGTAGCGTTATGGGTTACTTTTTTTCATTTAAGTCACTTTAAAATTGATCTTATCCAGACTGTTGTAAAGAAAGGATATGTTGCAGTAGATATCTTTTTTGTATTAAGCGCATTTTTATTAGCTATTTCTTATGCAGATAAATTTAAAACATTAGATTTTAGTGCAATACAGAAATTCTATAAGAAAAGAGTTAACAGAATTTATCCAGCTTATTTTCTATCTGTTATTTTTATTGCTGTTTTCCTCATTGATACCTCAAAGACGAAATTCTTGATTAATACTGCTTTATTGCAGTGTTTTTTTAATCCCAATTATTCATTAGGCACAGTTTATTGGTCATTAAGTACCGAATGGATCTGTTATCTAATATTTCCTTTCTTGCTTTTCTTTATTGTTCGATACAAAATACGCAGTGAAATATTAATTGTTGCAGGCTTAAGCTTAAGGCTGATTCTTCCATATCTTCCGGATCATTTATATCTTGGTTCAGATATGCAGATGCCTGTAGCTAAATCTACCAATTATCTCGATCTTACTCATGGTCTAACTTCCCTAGTAAGAACGGTATCATCATATCTTTTGGGAATAGGAATTGCTTTTTTGCCAGGGTTTGCATTGCGAAAAAAAATAGTGGCCTATGTTGCATTAATCTTGTCTGTGGTATTATTATATACAGAAAAAGGACTGTTTTTTATTCCGTTATTATCAGCAATAATGATTAAACAGCTGTACGATGGGGAAGATAGTGTGATTAAAAGATTTTTGGGAAGCAACATGGTTTATTTTCTTGGAAACATCTCTTATTCATTGTATATCATCCATTATATCGTATTGAGAGAAAGAATAATATGGGTGAGATCAGAGCTTCTTAATAGTTTCCTGTTAATTGGTTTGTCTATTCTGTTATCCTACTTTTCATATATTTTAATTGAAAGAAAAGTGAAGATATTTAAAGTCTGAGCTATGCTTTTATTTTTATATTAATTACTTTTGCAATATGACCTGGACAGAAATTTTAGCCCCGATAAAAAGCACAGAATATTTTACAACTCTTTGGGAAAAAGTTAAAAATGAATATGCAACGACAAAAGTTTTTCCACCGAAAAATCAAATTTTCAGAGCGTTAGAATTGACCCCTTTTGACGATGTAGAAGTCGTTATCATTGGCCAGGATCCTTACCATAACGATTATCAGGCTAATGGGTTGTGTTTTTCCGTGTCTGAGCAGGTGACTGCTCCGCCATCTCTTAAAAATATTTTTATTGAATTAAAAGATGATCTAGGTGTTGTAAGAACTTCCAAAGAGCTGGATGACTGGGGAAAACAAGGTGTTCTTTTATTGAACGCAACGTTAACGGTTCGTGCCCACTCACCCAATTCTCATAAAGATCTTGGCTGGGAGACATTTACCAACTATATTATCAAAGAAATTTCTGATAAAAAAGAAAATGTGGTTTTCGTATTGTGGGGGGCTTTTGCACAGAAAAAAGCCGAACTCATTGATCCGGCTAAGCATTTTATATTGAAATCGGCGCATCCGTCACCGTTTTCTGTTTATAGAGGATTCTTCGGAAGCAAGCCTTTTTCAAAAATTAATGAATATCTTGTTTCCAAAGGGAAGAAACCTATTTCGTGGTAGTATTGGATGAAGCTCCGGCTTTTTTAATACTGATTCCTATTTTATAATTTCCATTTAATGCTGTAGTACCGCCTGCTTCTTTAGGGTAAGGATTTACTTCTTGTAACGTAATTGTGTACCCGTTGAAATCAGCAGATTGATGATAATTACGGTTGGGAAAATCCATGCTGGCCAGATTTAAAAGCATAGGTCTGGTAGA
This is a stretch of genomic DNA from Chryseobacterium tructae. It encodes these proteins:
- a CDS encoding HD domain-containing protein; the encoded protein is MKIQKEIDFILAVDALKNVQRRNYNADDSRRENTAEHSWQIIILAQILYPYAKNRADIDLLRVIRMLSIHDLVEIEAGDTFLFDEAAMVGKFEREKISAQKIFGILDEPLRTEFFNLWLEFEEEATPDAIFACSIDRIMPFILNSYTSGKSWTEAGVTEKQIRNMLENAITRASDEMGEAFELLLSKSLETEKVLK
- a CDS encoding PaaI family thioesterase encodes the protein MKGQTKEEILAFMNNWGGETLAKAMEIKFIDIDLENETLTATMPVLPRTHQPFGIMHGGASCVLAETLGSSLSNIFIDGDKYYGVGTNINSNHLRSKKDGIVTATARFIRKGKSMHVSEIEIRDEKGTLINHTTMTNTIINR
- a CDS encoding PadR family transcriptional regulator, translating into MNTENTKAQMRKGILEFCILSLINQREMYVSDLIDELKKGKLDVVEGTLYPLLTRLKNGEFLSYRWEESTGGPPRKYYQITEKGKLFLDELQNTWNELTASVNQITQQH
- a CDS encoding XAC2610-related protein, yielding MNILNYYKSLSAFILLGPLCFGQYQFEVKDASKNYDAIITINNCFDDQCMDKGTVELFDNKNSKVQTFTSDNLVLYLGKGQRLERGKIIPLAKEQSPLIFGDFNFDGTEDLAIRNGNMGNYSSASYDVYVFNSTRMSFVKSKELTELGSDNFDFFETDPVRKRIITFGKDGCCRLFTTEFEVIPNKGLDKVLEKEEDLTNEDYVKVTIKEKKNNKWTTRTKVYPSDQYNREK
- a CDS encoding 1-acyl-sn-glycerol-3-phosphate acyltransferase; translated protein: MKKLIGKLMLKLLGWKVVLQGDVNNLNRCILVVAPHTHNMEYILGNFAYWSLNRPLKIIIKDAHTKAWYGSVVKGLGGIGIDRSQKNDLVNFVASKFAQEDFSLVITPEGTRSWVPKWRKGFYHMAMAAKVPIVLAAGDFKRNIVYLGYTIPYERIASVPFSEIMQEIQDYYVKNDIVPKVPENWNPNIMGTGE
- a CDS encoding serine hydrolase domain-containing protein codes for the protein MHKILIPILLSLLSHFALGQTQKVKQLVENYASEHQFNGTVLIQKDSKTIYHKSFGVAERSFNSPTTNDTRYQVCSITKTFTAVLILQLVDQGKIDLNKKILDYLPDYKGEGGSKVSIRQLLNHTSGMKNTDTARDENFLKYGLGFYNRPYELKEIVNQFCSNPLVNEPGTKFDYNNGEYMILGRILEVVYQMTYEEILSQKILVPLKMNNSGLISHYKLIKNLATPYYKDKNLDHLIPNIPIYVGDFSAAGAMYSCTSDLIKFNNALFDDKLIKKETLNQLLTPGLDDYGYSVWIRDIEKYKRMERYGRIAGANCVWFHYLNNGLSIIILSNTNLTDLGDYASKIGKAIL
- a CDS encoding acyl-CoA thioesterase; amino-acid sequence: MTTEERIEAAETRIFKAVFPNTTNHYDTLFGGTAMQLMDEVAFIAATRFARKRVVTVSSDKIDFKKPIPAGTIVELIGKVSYVGKTSMKVNVEIYTEQMYSYEREKAIVGDFTFVAIDEFKKPIQIL
- a CDS encoding PspC domain-containing protein; this translates as MNKTLSIGLAGFSFTIEEHAYIKLSDYLNALRSSLDASEADEVMHDIEIRMVEIFRDSLGKREVINDTDVEKVIAQIGTPEKIEEQEEAYFSEKNTNKKTNTGTSYSDKKQLFRDPEKQKIAGVCAGLAQYVGMDITAMRAIWLGVFVLGIFTAAISSSLIGLLYVILWAVLPKAETAADFLKMQGKPMNFDNLKNESNKLVQFANESTQRVGEIYTENKPYINNAGSGIWNVLKYIVGGIFVLLAVSSIIGVFVIFGLFGTGVDFPGANKIEFYMGENGLDKVLVAIMVLGSLIPAIIFSLLGIKIFSPKTKLRNIGWVLGGIFLLLLGLGAYFGVSMAKKNLIYKGSKEDTENVAINTTSDTLYVDIKQVTIPQNFKAYDDDIYSDKRSVYEEDYISVDVIRKTDIKTPYLIIKKEGNGYNIPVQLTVPVEIVNNKVMLPNFIKYPYDQRFRDYRVDYELVVPQKTVIIPVKKDHIHFDGDLNGDGIDDQDQDEYDNHNGIRIEKNKITVNGSSIEYNSDDKDSIIINGKKVPNNQAKKVIDSVASDIKKINKDVDIKIKDGKNEISIQTK